The Vicia villosa cultivar HV-30 ecotype Madison, WI linkage group LG1, Vvil1.0, whole genome shotgun sequence genome includes a region encoding these proteins:
- the LOC131643241 gene encoding protein DETOXIFICATION 14-like, giving the protein MEKGLLEKDREGDSGRNITWGLFAQEVKDVGFLALPMITVTLSQYFLQIISMMMVGRLGKLALSSTAIAISLCGVSGFSLLYGMSCALETICGQAYGAKQYKRVGIQIYTGIISLVLACVPLSILWLNLGKILSLLGQDPLISQEAGKFAMCMIPALFAYATLQALVRYFLMQSLITPLVISSSVTLCFHVAFCWLLVFKSGLGCLGAAFSIGTSYWLNVIILGLYMNFSSDCEKTRVPITMESFLGIREFFRFAIPSAGMICLEWWSFELLIILSGLLPNPQLETSVLSICLSIISTLYTIPEATGSAASTRVSNALGAGYPQAARLSVYASMTLAVSEAILVSSTIFASRRVVGYIFSNEQDVVDYVTAMVPLISLNVIVDSLHGTLSGIARGSGWQKLGAYVNLGAYYACGIPIAVMLGFWFELRGKGLWIGILVGAFCQALLLFLITSFTNWEKQATRARERVFEGSFAEEDRLVLS; this is encoded by the exons ATGGAAAAGGGTTTGTTAGAGAAAGATAGAGAAGGTGATTCAGGAAGAAACATAACATGGGGTTTGTTTGCTCAAGAGGTGAAAGATGTTGGCTTTCTAGCTTTGCCTATGATTACTGTCACTTTGTCACAGTATTTTCTACAGATTATTTCAATGATGATGGTTGGTCGTTTGGGTAAACTTGCTCTTTCTAGCACTGCTATTGCTATCTCTCTTTGTGGTGTTTCTGGCTTCAGTCTTCTT TATGGAATGTCATGTGCACTTGAAACTATATGTGGACAAGCTTATGGTGCAAAGCAATATAAAAGAGTTGGAATTCAAATCTACACCGGTATCATTTCTCTTGTTCTTGCTTGTGTTCCCCTCTCGATATTATGGCTCAACTTGGGGAAGATACTGAGTTTACTTGGCCAAGACCCTTTGATTTCACAAGAAGCTGGAAAATTCGCCATGTGCATGATTCCTGCTTTATTTGCTTATGCAACACTTCAAGCATTGGTTAGATACTTTCTGATGCAAAGTTTGATTACTCCACTTGTTATAAGTTCTTCTGTTACACTTTGCTTCCATGTAGCTTTTTGCTGGTTGCTAGTTTTTAAGTCTGGATTAGGTTGCTTAGGAGCTGCGTTCTCTATTGGTACTTCGTATTGGTTGAATGTGATTATACTTGGATTGTATATGAATTTCTCTTCTGATTGTGAGAAAACTCGGGTTCCAATTACTATGGAGTCGTTCCTTGGAATAAGAGAGTTCTTTCGCTTTGCTATTCCTTCCGCAGGAATGATTTG CCTTGAATGGTGGTCGTTTGAGCTCTTAATCATTCTTTCTGGTCTTCTACCAAATCCACAGCTTGAAACTTCAGTCTTATCCATATG CTTATCGATCATCTCAACATTATATACAATACCAGAAGCAACTGGCTCGGCTGCAAG TACTAGAGTTTCAAATGCATTAGGAGCTGGATATCCACAAGCAGCGCGGTTGTCTGTATATGCTTCTATGACTCTAGCTGTTTCCGAGGCAATTTtggttagttcaaccattttcgCTTCTCGACGGGTTGTAGGTTATATATTTAGCAATGAGCAGGATGTGGTGGATTACGTAACAGCTATGGTTCCTCTGATAAGTCTAAATGTTATAGTGGATAGTTTACACGGCACACTTTCAG GTATTGCTAGAGGATCTGGTTGGCAGAAGTTGGGAGCATATGTGAATCTTGGAGCTTATTATGCTTGTGGAATTCCAATTGCTGTTATGTTGGGTTTCTGGTTTGAGTTGAGAGGAAAAGGACTGTGGATTGGGATACTTGTTGGTGCCTTCTGTCAAGCACTTTTGCTATTCCTTATAACAAGTTTCACTAACTGGGAAAAACAG GCAACTAGGGCAAGGGAAAGAGTATTTGAAGGAAGTTTTGCTGAAGAAGATAGATTAGTTTTGAGCTAA